One window of Papaver somniferum cultivar HN1 chromosome 9, ASM357369v1, whole genome shotgun sequence genomic DNA carries:
- the LOC113312812 gene encoding uncharacterized protein LOC113312812, whose translation MFLLVSLFVPKKCGQTLAAKYLYMVFDMNKVCWPEVFHDYVLDSIMTNRTDVENVVGCVIYPLYWLAEMTKIAQRKHGLDKYPRFARWNLSNICQQVLSNFENLEEKTELWSKENIGHRKGSFLLQYDESEMRYNKGCQHDK comes from the exons atgtttctgttggtttcaCTATTTGTCCCTAAAAAATGTGGGCAGACTCTCGCAGCAAAGTACTTGTatatggtgtttgatatgaacaaggtgtgctggccggaagtcttccatgactatgtacttgattcgataatgacaaacagaacagacgtagaaaatgttgttggttgtgtaatataccctctg TACTGGTTGGCAGAGATGACAAAGATCGCACAAAGAAAGCATGGGCTAGACAAGTATCCGAGGTTTGCTAGATGGAACCTTAGCAACATCTGTCAACAAGTATTGTCTAACttcgagaatcttgaagaaaaaacagaactttggtctaag gagaatattggtcaccgaaagggatcattcttgcttcagtatgacgaatcagaaatgc GTTATAACAAGGGATGTcaacatgataaatga